A region of the Mangifera indica cultivar Alphonso chromosome 10, CATAS_Mindica_2.1, whole genome shotgun sequence genome:
GGGATTTGAAGTCTTGCTTTCATGTTTGGTATCCCACTATTTTACTGCTCAAACTACCTCTTGGGTGCTTGCTCTTATGCTTTTTAAAGTTCCAAATAAACAAGCTTCTGAAATCAAAGTTCTAAAGTGTTTAAGGTCACTGATTATTGGCTAAGAAGTTCTGAGTTAAAGCCACAGGTTGAGGGAAGCATATATCAAAATGTTATCGGATGTTTCTTTATGCAAAATTCAAAcccttttcattattttatgaaGTTACCATTTTGTTTTATCTCATTGTCAATAAGCCACATAGGACAAAACATCATAGTCTTGAATTGTTTCTGTACCAAACCTGATGAATGCTTGAACAATCAACTGCCTTGGCATCACTTTTGTCCTGTATCCATTGTTGTTATCTTTATCTTACtgcatatcaaaacaaatgtGGGCATCATAACTATATAATTCAATTACTTTATAGAGCCAAACTGTCTGTGTATGCACAAATACTCATAATTTGGTGTTCCACAACTTTCTTCCTCATGATCCTGAGATCGATGATGAGCCAATTCAAGCTATTTGATTGCTGTATCTTTTAGTTGATTTTACATGTCAATTATTCTAACCAGTATATGAAGTCAACTCAATTATCACATTACAGTCATTTTACAAACAAGGATTGACCATGGAAGTCCCTTCTGTTTTTGAATCTACACTGTCATTTACAGCCATTACTCTTTTAACACTGACTGCCGTTGTAGCTGGGTACTTCAAACTGAAAGTTTCATGGGTTCTGAGCAAGAAACTTCCACCAGGGTCATTTGGATTTCCCTTTGTTGGAGAATCCATTAGTTTTGTGAGAGCACAGAAGCAGAACAAGACTGAAGAATGGATCCGAAAACGCATCGACATGTTTGGACCGGCATTCAAGACCTCACTGATGGGCAGAAAGACTGTTGTTTTGACAGGACAAGCTGGTAATCGGTTTGTGTTCAGTGGAGCTGATAATTGTATATCTTTGAACCAACCCAGTAGAGCAGTCAAAATTTTCGGAAAATACAGCCTCTTTGAGATTTCTGGAAAGCGGCACAAGCTTATTAGAGGTGCCATTGCAAGCTTTCTAAAACCTGAAAGTATTCAGAGATATTTGCAGCAAATGGATACCCTGGTTCAAGAGCAGCTATCCAAGGTATCAGAAAATCCATAAGTTTTTTCTACTCCTTTTAGATTCAGCTTAAATTGCTCGTTTGTGAATTGTCTCAGGAGCTTAATGGGAAGGATTCAGTACAAATTGTGCCACTGATGAAGAAGATCACTTTCAATGTGATTTGCACTATATTCTTTGGATTACCAGATGGGGAGGATAAAGATAAACTTTTGGAAGATTTTTCAATTACCCTGAAAGGATTATGGGCAGTTCCTGTGAATATTCCTGGGACTACACTTTATAAAGCATTGCGGGCAAGAGGCAGAGTCTGTAAGCTCCTCTCCAAGCTAATATCAACCAGGAAAACACAAATGGAAGAAGGAATAGTTGATGACTCCCAAGACAATATGATCTCAAGCCTCCTTGCTCTGAGAGATGAAAATGGTGAACCTTTACTTGAACAGGAAGTTCTCGACTTATTTTTATCCTTGATAATGGCTAGCCATGAGACAACCACAACAGTTCTCAGCCATTTAGTAAGACACTTGGCCAGGGACCCTGAGGTATCTAACAATGTCCTTCAAGGTACTGAAAATATATCTTGATAATGTGCAAATTACATTAATTGTTAGAGTCACATTGTTTGAAAACGGTGTTGCTGGTTTTGCATTTTATCAGAACAAAGAGAAGTTGTTAAAGCAAAAAGACCAGAGGAAAGCTCAGCTGGAATGAAATGCAAATGATGAAGTATACATGGAGAGTAGCTCAAGAGCTCATGAGACTGACTCCTCCTGTTTTTGGAAACTTTCGACTTATAAAAAGAGACATCACCTTTGATGGCTTTCATATTCCTAAAGGATGGCAGGTAAAACACAGTTCATATTCCTAAAAGATGGAGTATACGCAGTTCTTAATTCCATGGGATCTACATATAGggtataaaatactaaattgaaaattttaggatTATAGAAATACTTGAATGTCCATGTAATTTGAATCCGTAACATAGCTAAAATTATTGATTGGTTTTTTGCTCCTAAAACCTCTTTCAATAGGTAAAGTTAAAggttcaataaaatttaagtacACACTAATGTTATTTATCTACATTATAACATTTGAATAgattgaatttatctttattgattatttaaattcgTCTATAAATTGTCATAAGATTATTCAATCAACCAATTCTGTTAAACCAAAATCACAATTAATGTTAACTTATATCAGTAAATTTTTCTAACAGGTTGTATTGTACACATCTTATTTACAACTTCATTGTTCTTACTTCAAGGATTTGAATATGAATTGCAGTTGTTTTGGGTAGCTTATGGCACACACATGGACAGCAACATATTTGAAGATGCAGAGAAGTTTGATCCATCAAGATTTGATGCAAATTCAAGGTCATTTCCTCCATACACATACATCCCTTTTGGAGCAGGACCCAGAATATGCCCTGGAGCTGAATTTGCAAGAATTGAAACTCTGCTGGTAATTCATCATCTAATAACAAAGTATGAATGGACACAAGTCTTCCCTGATGAGCCTATCACTCGAGATCCTGTGCCACTTCCTGCCATGGGCCTTCCTGTCAATCTTCATCTCAGAAATGATCTTTAGAAATTCGGGGATCCTTTGTTGCATCTGGTAAAATCCTGAAAGTGTGTATCAAGAATAATTTTCAGGACATGTAAAGGTTTAATCTTTCATGTTGTCTTCAAGCTTTTAGATGTTGAATGAGATCGCATGCTAAAGTTTAATCTTTCTGATTCTGCAAGTTTTCATGTTGAGAAGTAAAAATGAATCAATACAAGTGTTGTTGGATGCTCGTATGTCCAATGCCACaaggaatttaaaaaaatatatatataatttgagtatacaaaataggtatataaataatatgtcatcatataattaaatgttattttatcatttatttaaaatcacttaatcacatgataataaattatttatatgccCATTTCATGTTCTCAAAGTgtgtagatataattttatttaaaaaataaagacaaaagaCTATTCCCATctaagttttagctcaatctcaaaAACATCTACGTGAtagttcaaaaattcaaacattcatcCATGGAATCGACGTGGCTTCATTTATTCATTTGAAATGGATGAAGACGCattgatttcaaaaaaattgtGCCAGAGAGAGTTGGCCAAACTATGAGAAGGTTGAAAGCGTCATCGTCAGTGATcggagaagagaagaaaaataaaccttaagtTAGGGGGAAGGGAggaatattacttttcaaagttaaaaaactttaagtaaaagtaaagttattaatttttaaaacttaaaaagaaaatataataaattttatatttttttaatattattaataaaataataattttaattttacttataataaaaaattttaataacagtttaataaaaaatggttgGTCGGTCAAACACCAAGCCAAccgatttatttttaaaaaatcggttagccaattaatttattttaaaaaaatttgattgtccactcaatttttttttaaaagttggttGGTTGGGTGTTTGATCGGCCAACCATTCGGCCAACTCTAAATTTCgtaatcttcttcttttaaagACAATATCATCTTAAAAAGTgactatatttgtataatagaaaaaaaaattatatatgtataaaaggtaaaataaatgataatttaattaatatctctttttttttttttacataatttgagtGTATAAATAACGTgtcatcataaaattaaatattattttatctttaattcaaaatcattcaattacatgatgacatgtaatttgtatactcaaattgtatataaaaatatgtatatatagttttattattttttatataacagGTGATATTGTTGTTTGAGTAAtacttcatatacaaataacttatataaatttatttatacaaactaatgTTATTACAtctaattggatgattttaaaataaaataaaaaataaacaattataagttttcatttcatttttttttttttgtacaagAAACCCCACTTAGCTAGAATACCTGAActtttttactttatatatataaaatttttaaaaataatattatatatataattttaatacattattatataattaaaaattaaaaataaaataatatttaattttatatattatttatacataattttaaaccTTTGTTTTCCCTCAAGGTATCGACACTGTGATCATACTTCAAAAGTGCCGAGTATGCATGAGAATAGCGCCTCTTCGTTTTCTCGAAATGTTGGATGACTAGACATGGACACCACGTGGCAGTTGGTGAAGAAGCGCAGCGTGTGGCTTCTTAGCAGTTGCATGAATTCACGTGCTGGCGCGTTTTTATTTGAACACGTCACGCTCAACAGTGGCACTCAATCTACTACAACTCTCTCCAGAACTGCGTCTGGAGTAGAAGAGCTCATTTGTATTCACCGAGAgcaattcaaattaattaattcataattattctaATGAACGATTATTAAGGTCAATTCCATTAACTCCCTAAGCTCAATTCCATTTCAAATCCAATTGGACTCCAAATAATATGATGGGTCAACCTTATGGCTTTCTTAAATGGGTTGGCCCATCACCAGAGGTCAAAATCgtcaattcaaaaaataatcaattcagTGTTCTATGAATTCATTGCTTATTTGTTGAGCGATCAACTTTTTATCGTGTATGACCCTTATATTGGCATCGGATCGAATCATAACTAATATACAATTAATCAATCCATTATCAATAGATCAAGATcgacttttaataaatattataactaCTTAAATAATAGAGATTCAATGAAAACTGAATTTACCTATTAATAATATAGTTctcatataatttcaatttttttattattcagatcttttcaaagttgaagtaTAAAAGTTTTGTTGATCTCAAATCAGTCATTAATATTAGTGTTTAGTTAATCAAGTAATGACCGAGCGCAAATTAGATTTTGTGACAACTTATCCTTGTTGTGGCCACAAACTTGTATATTACCACAATCAAATTGTATGTGAGATTCATTTTCTCATGCCCAAGAGTAGTAAATCTTATCCACAATGGTCTCGATATATTTTTCGACATAGCCAATTACAACCGTTGATGCCCCAAGATAAACTACATTAGGCTAATGTTAAATTAGACTAATCAACTCACAAAACACTCCAGTTATTTCAAATCTAATGATCATATGCATTACtatatattaaagaatatattcCATAAACATTAAGATTTCTATCTATATGAAATTCTCTTTATGAGTATGTCCAGTGCAGTTGTAATTAACAATCACCCATATGACACACCAGCTTGTCATAAAACATCTTTGATATGTAAGATTTATcactatattttaataaaattattcaacaatATGATAGTCgtattaaattatatgtgtCTTGGATCTGAGTAGTATTGAGATATGAGCATTTCTAAAATTAGCATTATATGTGTTTATAGGATATTGAtagtcaataatatatattgatactCTCGTTAAACATTGATATACTCTTAGACGTATATTGTTATAAAAGTTGACCTATCAACtctaacaaaataacataaaaagaaaaataatgttaCATGAATcgataaaatgtataaaaatttatattgaataatttgctatttatttattaattattatttcatcaaataatttattataataccatataaaaattaattttttatttaaaattattctatcAATACAAATTTCTGTTCAAACTGTCTTTTCATGCAACTTTGCCCTAGGGAAAAGGGTGGTTATGGTTTTGTAGGTGGAGCCTACTGAAGTCGGGCAGCTCAATCTATCCCCACAATGGCGATGTTacttgtaaatattatgcaaaaaaacttcaaaaaaaaacaaaaaacctcaaaaattggataaatattGAACGAGACATGCTAGGGAAAAAAATGTTTAGTTAATAGggatgaaattatatatacaaataaattatataaatttataaaatattaatttataattaaattatataattattaatttttttaattttaaaattatataattagatattatcattttaatttacaaaGGGTAATttgcatatataatattatttaatttatattttcatcgggatcaaacaattttcaataatgaaaattaaGGATAGGGTGATAAatgcacttttcaaactttaatagctaaaaattctcttttggccaaaggactattttctatctAAGTTTAGGTGCGCTTTCAAAGTTACACGTGtgaagtttaaaaagttaaaaatttcactcatctattaaaaattttagttatggtTAAAAGTGATaacgttatttaacaaaaaaactaaaattttattacttttactcccttcaatttaaaaatcttataattgtCTTCTacttgaagtttaaaaaattaatatttttctttggatttgcaaATTCTCGTcgaaaacaatcaaaattatgagattttcaaattaagaggggcaaacgtaataaaactttagttttttaaaatttttttattaaataataattttatcattaatcataactgagattttaaacaaattgataagacttttgcttttttaaaccttacaaatatgattttgagaacACCCCTACACTTAGAGTGgggaatagtcctttggccttctctGTTTCATCTTAGTTTTGGTGGGAAATCGTGATTCACccttttgaatttgataaaactCCCCTTTGTTTTGTTATTATGTTAAACTCAACTGAACCAAACAGACAAGCACCTGTGTCAACTCTTGATGCCCTGCGGCCTGCGCGCTCTCttcttaaaattcaaataatatctcCGTTCACATCTCCCTCTCTCACTCTCCCTTTCAAACCGTAAACTCCCTTGCCCCTCTTTTCATTCTTATTCTCAACCTTCTTCTCCTAGCTTTTCTTATCAATCCCTTTTCCACGACGCCCTTCATTCTTCAATCTTTCGTCTTTTCTTTGTCTTACTATTGAATTTGGTTCGTTTCTTGATTTTACCAAAAGGGTCTGCGTaaaaatctttaatttgaatagggtttttcaaattatgGACGATCAGGCTTTGTTGGTGCCCAGATCCAATGTAAAGATTggatttttataagttttggACGAATCATGACAGGATTTGAGATGtggtttgattttttgtttttgtttttgtttttgttgatttaggTGATTGGTGAGAAGCGGAGTGGTGATGAATTGGAAGATAAGCTTGAAGTTGGTAGAAAAcgaattaaaattagagatctTGATTCTGTCTGTCAGTCTGAAGGTAATTACTGTCAGAGTTTcgatttttagtttattttgtacaaattttagaTGTAAGTCGATTAAGCATTTtcaaaacagtaaaatttttatttatttatttattttttgtgtgaatAGTTTAAATTGGTGTTTAATGGTTATGTATCTTTAATAGAGatttttgtttattcatttattttgcaTTAACATATATGTTAGAGTCCGTTAGTGAATTTTATGGATcttatttgggtttttcaattttttctgaTTTGAAAGTTGAGCAGCTTGATGAATTGCTGTTTTTTTACCTACTGtttaattcaaacaataatttgaCAAATTGGTTGATTCTTGCATTTATGACACAGAATTGAATAGCCAtcattcaaaattattgttaaacaaAGAAGCTAGTGATCAACCTCAGTCTGATGGAGAAGAGATGTCCCAAGTAAGTGATGTGCCTATTATTTTGGACTTGGATGGTTCTCAAGCTGAAAAAGCTGTAAGGAATGCATCATCAGTTGTGGAGGCTGATACCCCAGGACTGCTAGATCTCAATTCCAAAGTTTGCGTTGCAACTAGTTCATGCTGTGTTGGTAGTCCTATATGTTCTGAGAATTCAAACAAGCCATCATCTTTGAAGTCGAAGCATGATAGGGAACCTGATAGTAATTGTGTATCCTCAATTCACGTTGGCATGGATCTTAAGGCAGAACACGTTGCTAGCTCAGTTAACCAAGACCCCTTTTACCACCACAAGAATCATAATCATTTAAAATCAAGAGATGTTTCTGAATGTGTTAGTTCGACAACACCATTGGAGGAGAAAGATCCAATGAGAGTATGGAAGGAGATGAAGCAAAATGGTTTCCTCTCATCATCTCATGGAGGCATGTCAGTGCAAAATAGTGTTCTCTCATCTTCTCATGGAGGAGTACCACCAATGCCAAAACAACGTGCAAGGAAAAGTAAAAGTGACACATTTACGAAAAAGATGGAAATTGCAAAAAGGAAAATGTTGACAGGTTCACCAAGATTGCAGCTCCAAGTGGACTGCTTAATGAATTGAACCCAGGGATTATTAACAATGTAAGAAATAGGAAACAGGTCTACTCCATAATAGAAGCCATAGTAAGGtctgaaaaacatg
Encoded here:
- the LOC123227580 gene encoding LOW QUALITY PROTEIN: taxadiene 5-alpha hydroxylase-like (The sequence of the model RefSeq protein was modified relative to this genomic sequence to represent the inferred CDS: inserted 1 base in 1 codon); this translates as MEVPSVFESTLSFTAITLLTLTAVVAGYFKLKVSWVLSKKLPPGSFGFPFVGESISFVRAQKQNKTEEWIRKRIDMFGPAFKTSLMGRKTVVLTGQAGNRFVFSGADNCISLNQPSRAVKIFGKYSLFEISGKRHKLIRGAIASFLKPESIQRYLQQMDTLVQEQLSKELNGKDSVQIVPLMKKITFNVICTIFFGLPDGEDKDKLLEDFSITLKGLWAVPVNIPGTTLYKALRARGRVCKLLSKLISTRKTQMEEGIVDDSQDNMISSLLALRDENGEPLLEQEVLDLFLSLIMASHETTTTVLSHLVRHLARDPEVSNNVLQEQREVVKXKKTRGKLSWNEMQMMKYTWRVAQELMRLTPPVFGNFRLIKRDITFDGFHIPKGWQLFWVAYGTHMDSNIFEDAEKFDPSRFDANSRSFPPYTYIPFGAGPRICPGAEFARIETLLVIHHLITKYEWTQVFPDEPITRDPVPLPAMGLPVNLHLRNDL
- the LOC123228276 gene encoding LOW QUALITY PROTEIN: uncharacterized protein LOC123228276 (The sequence of the model RefSeq protein was modified relative to this genomic sequence to represent the inferred CDS: inserted 2 bases in 2 codons), which encodes MDDQALLVPRSNVIGEKRSGDELEDKLEVGRKRIKIRDLDSVCQSEELNSHHSKLLLNKEASDQPQSDGEEMSQVSDVPIILDLDGSQAEKAVRNASSVVEADTPGLLDLNSKVCVATSSCCVGSPICSENSNKPSSLKSKHDREPDSNCVSSIHVGMDLKAEHVASSVNQDPFYHHKNHNHLKSRDVSECVSSTTPLEEKDPMRVWKEMKQNGFLSSSHGGMSVQNSVLSSSHGGVPPMPKQRARKSKSDTFTKKMEIXKKENVDRFTKIAAPSGLLNELNPGIINNVRNRKQVYSIIEAIVRSEKHENSHSGSKQSDYIKSGSKDISHKDPENMTDSGIRRLLVHSQDDRSPSTFNMQTSGCAMPMHKFYSSASEEKSGNGDLSMVDCEEDALVLKLSSSTKASENASSLPNEESTNFASAASLSVKAANVASQWLELLHQDIKGRLSALRRSKKRVRAVITTELPFLVSKEFFSGVANDPNAIKNSGDRFSRNSTADLHKXKWRTLFDQMDEALSEEEKQLESWLNQVMEMQLHCDQGLQFNHWTPGYGFQNLGISEHDFRSGNAVSLEKILAVKAAAASIYSTCSFLSSKEKVSCC